A stretch of the Flavobacterium aquiphilum genome encodes the following:
- a CDS encoding homocysteine S-methyltransferase family protein, translated as MSKIQEEIKKRILVLDGAMGTMLQRYNFSEEDFRGERFKDFPHPLKGNNDLLSLTQPQAIKAVHAAYFEAGADIVETNTFSGTTIGMADYHLEDIVYELNYESAKIAREVADEYTAKNPNQPRFVAGSIGPTNRTASMSPDVNDPGYRAVTFDDLRIAYKQQVEALLDGGCDLLLVETIFDTLNAKAALFAIEEVKEERNLDIPIMVSGTITDASGRTLSGQTVEAFLISVSHIPLLSVGFNCALGADLLKPYLQTLSHNTSFNISAHPNAGLPNAFGEYDETPEQMQAQIRSYLEDNLVNIIGGCCGTTPDHIRLIAEVASEYKPRVSEAVM; from the coding sequence ATGTCAAAAATTCAAGAAGAAATAAAAAAGAGAATTCTCGTACTCGACGGAGCAATGGGAACCATGCTGCAACGATATAATTTCTCTGAAGAAGATTTTCGTGGCGAACGATTCAAAGATTTCCCGCATCCACTAAAGGGGAACAATGATTTATTGTCCCTCACGCAACCACAGGCAATCAAGGCAGTTCACGCCGCCTATTTTGAAGCCGGAGCCGATATTGTGGAAACCAACACTTTCTCAGGAACCACCATCGGGATGGCCGATTATCATTTGGAAGATATTGTTTATGAACTCAATTACGAATCGGCAAAAATCGCCCGTGAAGTAGCCGATGAATACACTGCCAAAAATCCAAATCAGCCACGTTTTGTGGCCGGTTCGATTGGGCCAACAAATCGTACGGCAAGTATGTCTCCGGATGTAAACGATCCAGGTTACAGAGCGGTTACGTTTGATGATTTGCGCATTGCCTACAAACAACAAGTTGAAGCATTATTAGACGGAGGTTGCGACTTGCTTTTGGTGGAAACCATTTTCGATACATTGAATGCCAAAGCCGCACTTTTCGCAATCGAAGAAGTTAAGGAAGAACGTAATCTTGATATTCCAATCATGGTTTCAGGTACGATTACCGATGCTTCAGGAAGAACACTTTCCGGGCAAACGGTGGAAGCTTTCCTGATTTCGGTTTCGCATATTCCGTTGTTGAGCGTAGGGTTTAATTGCGCCTTGGGAGCCGATTTGTTGAAACCGTATTTGCAGACTTTGTCACATAATACTTCATTCAATATATCAGCACATCCAAACGCAGGATTGCCAAATGCTTTTGGAGAATATGACGAAACTCCAGAACAAATGCAAGCCCAAATTCGATCTTATCTCGAAGATAATTTAGTAAACATCATTGGCGGTTGTTGTGGAACAACTCCAGATCATATCCGCTTAATTGCGGAAGTCGCGAGTGAGTATAAGCCGAGAGTGTCGGAGGCGGTGATGTAA
- the metH gene encoding methionine synthase translates to MKEKRRNLVLSGLEPLVITPESVFVNVGERTNVTGSRKFLRLIKEEKYEEALDIARQQVEGGAQIIDINMDEGMLDGEYAMTKFLNLIAAEPDISRVPIMIDSSKWDIIEAGLKVVQGKCVVNSISLKEGEEAFIHHAKLIKRYGAAVIVMAFDEVGQADNYDRRIEICQRSYDILVHKVGFPPQDIIFDLNIFPVATGMEEHRLNALDFFRGTKWVREHLPHAHISGGVSNVSFSFRGNDVVREAMHSVFLYHAIKNGMTMGIVNPEMLTIYDDIPKDLLEYVEDVILDRRDDATERLLDFAESVKGDTKNNEVAVQEWRSGTFQERITHALVKGIDQFIEEDVEEARLAATKPIEVIEINLMAGMNVVGDLFGSGKMFLPQVVKSARVMKKAVAYLLPFIEAAKQAGDKEGNGKILLATVKGDVHDIGKNIVGVVLACNNYEIIDLGVMVAPEKIVAAALEHNVDIIGLSGLITPSLDEMVYLAKELDKKDIKIPVMIGGATTSRAHTAVKIAPQYKSTVIHVNDASRAVTVAGNLLDDNKEKYATDIRAEYDAFRETFLNRSRDKNFLSIEDARKNKLQLDWRHFEPVKPKVIGAQTVEIDLDVLVPYIDWTPFFRTWELFGKYPAILKDEVVGEQATSVFNDAQTMLEVILKEKKLQAKGVYGIFPANQVNDDDIELTDENGKVLEKFLTLRQQSQKTKGAPNIALADFIEPKENGKVDYMGAFCVTTGFGVDEWAAEFEKDLDDYNSIMVKALADRFAEAFAEYLHEKVRKEFWGYASDEVLSKQALIEEDYKGIRPAPGYPACPDHLEKPTIWKLLDVEAAIGVTLTESMAMWPASSVSGYYFGNPESKYFGLGKIKEDQVIDYAKRRNVSTDIAMKWLNPNIAD, encoded by the coding sequence ATGAAAGAAAAAAGAAGAAACCTTGTATTATCGGGATTGGAGCCTTTGGTGATTACGCCGGAAAGCGTATTTGTGAATGTTGGGGAGCGTACCAATGTAACGGGTTCCCGAAAGTTCCTTCGATTGATTAAGGAGGAAAAATATGAGGAAGCACTTGACATTGCGAGACAGCAGGTAGAAGGAGGTGCGCAAATCATTGATATCAATATGGATGAGGGGATGCTTGACGGAGAGTATGCGATGACCAAATTCCTGAACTTGATTGCTGCCGAGCCAGATATTTCGCGTGTGCCGATTATGATTGACAGTTCGAAGTGGGATATCATTGAGGCAGGTTTGAAAGTGGTGCAAGGGAAATGTGTGGTAAATTCGATTTCGTTGAAAGAGGGTGAGGAAGCATTTATCCATCACGCTAAATTAATCAAACGTTATGGTGCTGCTGTTATTGTAATGGCTTTTGATGAGGTAGGACAAGCTGATAATTACGACCGAAGAATTGAAATTTGCCAACGCTCGTATGATATTTTGGTTCACAAAGTAGGGTTTCCACCGCAGGATATCATCTTCGATTTGAATATTTTCCCCGTAGCGACCGGTATGGAGGAGCACCGTTTGAATGCTTTGGATTTCTTTAGGGGAACCAAATGGGTTCGCGAGCATTTGCCACATGCACACATCAGCGGTGGGGTGAGTAACGTTTCGTTTTCGTTTAGAGGGAATGATGTGGTGAGGGAAGCGATGCACTCGGTTTTTTTGTATCACGCCATCAAAAACGGAATGACGATGGGGATTGTAAACCCTGAAATGTTGACGATTTACGACGATATTCCGAAAGATTTATTGGAATATGTTGAAGACGTGATTTTGGACAGACGTGACGATGCCACGGAACGTTTGTTGGATTTTGCCGAAAGTGTAAAAGGCGATACCAAAAATAATGAAGTAGCAGTACAGGAATGGCGTTCGGGAACTTTTCAGGAACGTATTACACACGCTTTGGTAAAAGGAATTGATCAATTTATAGAGGAAGATGTTGAGGAAGCAAGATTGGCCGCCACAAAACCTATTGAAGTGATTGAAATCAATTTGATGGCGGGAATGAATGTGGTTGGAGATTTGTTCGGTTCGGGAAAAATGTTTTTGCCACAGGTGGTAAAATCGGCTCGTGTAATGAAAAAAGCGGTGGCTTATTTATTGCCGTTTATTGAAGCAGCTAAACAAGCCGGAGACAAAGAAGGAAACGGAAAAATCCTTTTGGCAACCGTAAAAGGAGACGTACACGATATTGGTAAAAATATTGTTGGGGTTGTGCTTGCTTGTAATAATTACGAAATTATTGATTTGGGAGTTATGGTGGCTCCTGAAAAGATTGTTGCTGCAGCCCTTGAACACAATGTAGATATTATCGGATTGAGCGGATTGATTACGCCTTCGTTGGACGAAATGGTGTATCTCGCAAAAGAATTGGATAAAAAAGATATAAAAATTCCTGTGATGATTGGTGGAGCGACCACTTCACGCGCGCACACCGCCGTAAAAATTGCACCACAATATAAATCGACTGTGATTCACGTAAACGATGCTTCGAGAGCGGTTACGGTGGCAGGAAATTTATTGGACGATAATAAAGAGAAATACGCAACCGATATTCGCGCCGAATACGATGCGTTTAGAGAAACATTCTTGAATCGTTCAAGAGATAAAAACTTCTTGTCTATTGAAGATGCCCGTAAAAACAAGTTGCAATTGGATTGGAGACATTTTGAGCCTGTAAAACCAAAGGTTATTGGGGCGCAAACAGTCGAGATTGATTTGGATGTATTGGTTCCGTATATCGATTGGACTCCGTTTTTCAGAACTTGGGAGTTGTTCGGGAAATACCCTGCGATTTTAAAAGATGAAGTGGTGGGGGAACAAGCGACTTCAGTTTTTAACGATGCCCAAACGATGTTGGAGGTAATTTTGAAAGAGAAAAAATTACAGGCCAAAGGAGTTTACGGAATTTTTCCGGCGAACCAAGTTAATGATGACGATATTGAATTGACAGATGAAAACGGAAAAGTTTTGGAGAAATTCTTGACTTTGCGTCAGCAGTCACAAAAAACAAAAGGAGCTCCAAATATCGCATTAGCCGATTTTATTGAGCCAAAGGAAAATGGAAAAGTGGATTATATGGGGGCGTTTTGTGTAACTACCGGTTTTGGTGTTGACGAATGGGCGGCCGAATTTGAAAAGGATTTGGATGATTATAATTCGATTATGGTCAAAGCTTTGGCGGATCGTTTTGCAGAGGCATTTGCCGAATATTTACACGAAAAAGTACGTAAAGAATTTTGGGGTTATGCATCGGATGAGGTTTTGAGCAAGCAAGCACTTATTGAAGAAGATTATAAAGGAATTCGTCCTGCACCGGGTTATCCAGCCTGTCCAGATCACTTGGAGAAACCAACTATTTGGAAATTATTGGATGTTGAGGCAGCAATTGGAGTAACTTTGACCGAAAGTATGGCAATGTGGCCTGCTTCATCGGTTTCAGGATATTATTTTGGAAATCCTGAAAGTAAGTACTTCGGTCTTGGAAAAATAAAAGAAGACCAAGTGATTGATTACGCCAAAAGAAGAAATGTTTCAACTGATATAGCCATGAAATGGCTTAACCCAAATATTGCAGACTAA
- the metF gene encoding methylenetetrahydrofolate reductase [NAD(P)H] has translation MKVTEHIEQAKGETLFSFEIIPPQKGKSIQELYDNIDPLMEFKPPFIDVTTSREEYIYVDKGNGLLDKKLTRMRPGTLGICASIKHKYQVDTVPHLLCGGFTKEETEYMLVDCHYLGINNVMALRGDAMKDEQSFVPKVGGNNYAVDLVTQINQLNCGKYLHDVMDVDNKANFCVGVAGYPEKHLEAPSLATDMRRLKEKVDAGADYIVTQMFFDNAKYFEFVKKAREMGITVPIIPGIKPIAVQKHLQILPQIFRIDLPEDLINAVEKCKNNAEIRQVGIEWAIQQSKELKAAGVPVLHYYSMGKSENIRQIASQVF, from the coding sequence ATGAAAGTAACAGAACATATAGAACAAGCCAAGGGAGAAACTTTATTCTCTTTCGAAATTATACCGCCCCAAAAAGGAAAAAGCATTCAGGAATTGTATGATAATATCGATCCGTTGATGGAGTTCAAACCGCCATTTATTGATGTAACTACTTCCCGTGAGGAGTATATTTATGTGGATAAAGGAAACGGATTATTGGATAAAAAATTGACTAGAATGCGCCCGGGAACTTTGGGGATTTGTGCTTCTATAAAACATAAATATCAAGTGGATACCGTACCGCATTTACTTTGCGGAGGATTTACGAAAGAGGAAACCGAATATATGTTGGTTGACTGTCATTATCTTGGAATAAACAACGTCATGGCACTTCGCGGTGATGCAATGAAAGATGAGCAGTCTTTTGTTCCAAAAGTGGGAGGAAATAATTATGCAGTGGATTTGGTAACCCAAATTAATCAGTTGAATTGTGGAAAGTATTTGCACGATGTTATGGACGTTGATAACAAAGCCAATTTTTGTGTTGGTGTAGCCGGTTATCCTGAGAAACATTTGGAAGCACCATCTTTGGCGACGGATATGAGAAGACTGAAAGAAAAAGTTGATGCAGGTGCTGATTATATTGTAACGCAAATGTTTTTTGACAATGCTAAATATTTTGAATTTGTAAAAAAAGCTAGGGAAATGGGAATTACAGTTCCTATTATTCCGGGGATTAAACCAATTGCAGTTCAAAAACATTTACAGATTCTGCCTCAAATTTTCCGAATTGATTTACCGGAAGATTTGATAAATGCAGTAGAGAAATGTAAAAACAATGCTGAGATTCGTCAAGTGGGTATTGAATGGGCGATTCAGCAATCAAAAGAATTGAAAGCGGCGGGAGTTCCTGTTTTGCATTATTATTCGATGGGAAAATCAGAAAATATCAGACAGATAGCGAGTCAGGTTTTTTAA
- a CDS encoding T9SS type B sorting domain-containing protein: protein MNFKYFISLLMSVLFFSEGNAQLCTGSLGDPVVKLDFGSGTSTHGSALGTGITSYTYTTANFPSDGSYTVESTTNTPGTWWTTTDHTGGGYMMVVNASFSTTDYFYKNTVSGLCAGTTYEFAAWIMNLLRSQDNSPPNITFTIEDTSGNILGTYNTGDIGLSSSAVWKQYGFFFTTPSGVDTVVIRMRNNKAGAAPGNDIALDDITFRACGPTVTSEIVNESVTNLDVCEGESKSITLNGSVTSSAYTTVGYQWQNSTDGGTTWTDILGANNAAYTFVSGTVGTYKYRLATADSSNIGSTNCRVFSNVITINVKSGPIQPTVTTTQPNCDVPSGTITVTSPTGLLYSVDGVNYQSSMIFPGLAGGDYKVTSKSSNCVSSPVMAHINLVAVSTATPTVSVVQPVICVNPYGTITVTSPDYEYSFDDGANWTSSNSKSGLAVGTYLVKTRNSSACETTAISVDILVPPGYPPTPTVSITQPDCSTATGTITVSDSATSYSFDNGVNWMGANSKSNLIPATYQVVIKNALGCVSLVPNAAEVKAFVNTEPLPVATTPQTFCVQQNAKISDINIIGTNIKWYDASANGNLLTGTTILQNKTYYASQTVTACESLRIPVVVNIQNTPAPTGDAVQNFCSTQKATIGSLTVTGTNVIWYDSMTNGAVLPSTTALVNGTTYYATQTVNGCESVNRLAVLANIVVPSLPVNNVEEFVCDSKNDGSEYVDLTNYNSKIAVCGTCTFTYYTSLAGAENQMASEQITVPENYNLVIGTTTIYVRIDSNDKCYQVGKLSLTLVSEPIISIPDSVPVCENYTVRINAGSGFDSYSWSTLETSPSIAVQNAGTYSVTVTQNHGNTVCSATKDFTVILSNVAVISTETQDWTDNENVIVVSVSASSVGNYEYSLDGITFQDSNTFSGLTSGDYTVYVRDKNGCGIASQEVFVLNYPKFFTPNGDGYNDTWAVRFSESEPKLMVKIFDRFGKFIKELNSESTWDGTYNGHELPSTDYWFVVTRQNGKVFKGHFAMKR from the coding sequence TTGAATTTCAAATACTTTATTTCTCTATTAATGAGTGTTCTTTTCTTTTCAGAAGGGAATGCCCAATTGTGCACGGGAAGTTTGGGAGATCCTGTTGTTAAATTGGATTTTGGTTCAGGAACATCAACCCATGGTTCTGCTTTAGGGACAGGGATTACGAGTTATACTTATACCACGGCAAATTTTCCTAGTGATGGTTCCTACACCGTCGAAAGCACCACAAATACTCCTGGTACCTGGTGGACAACCACAGACCATACCGGAGGAGGTTATATGATGGTCGTAAATGCCAGTTTTTCAACTACTGATTATTTTTACAAAAACACGGTTTCCGGTTTGTGCGCCGGCACCACTTATGAGTTTGCCGCTTGGATAATGAATCTTTTACGGTCACAGGATAATAGTCCTCCAAATATTACTTTTACAATTGAGGATACCAGCGGAAATATTCTTGGGACTTATAATACAGGAGATATAGGATTGTCGAGTAGTGCAGTATGGAAACAATACGGATTCTTTTTTACTACCCCTTCCGGTGTTGACACGGTTGTCATTCGAATGCGGAATAATAAAGCAGGTGCCGCTCCGGGTAATGATATTGCGTTGGACGACATTACTTTTAGGGCTTGCGGGCCTACGGTAACTTCAGAAATTGTGAACGAGTCGGTTACTAATTTAGATGTATGCGAGGGAGAATCGAAATCAATTACGCTTAATGGCTCCGTTACGTCTTCGGCCTATACGACGGTGGGATACCAATGGCAAAATAGTACTGATGGAGGAACGACTTGGACTGATATTCTGGGGGCAAATAATGCAGCTTACACTTTCGTCTCGGGTACAGTAGGAACTTATAAATACCGATTGGCAACTGCGGATAGTTCCAATATTGGTTCTACTAATTGCCGAGTTTTTTCTAATGTAATAACCATTAATGTAAAATCCGGGCCAATTCAACCTACCGTCACAACTACTCAGCCTAATTGTGATGTGCCTTCGGGAACAATTACAGTCACAAGTCCAACAGGGCTTTTATATAGTGTTGATGGTGTTAATTATCAGTCATCGATGATTTTTCCAGGCTTAGCGGGCGGTGATTATAAGGTTACTTCCAAAAGTTCTAATTGTGTTTCGAGTCCGGTTATGGCTCATATAAATTTGGTGGCTGTTTCTACTGCAACTCCGACGGTAAGTGTCGTTCAGCCTGTAATTTGTGTGAATCCTTATGGAACGATTACCGTAACTAGCCCAGATTATGAGTACAGTTTTGATGATGGTGCGAATTGGACAAGCAGTAATTCTAAATCCGGTTTGGCCGTTGGAACCTATTTGGTAAAAACAAGAAACAGTTCCGCTTGTGAGACTACGGCAATCTCTGTTGATATTTTGGTTCCGCCGGGTTATCCGCCAACACCGACAGTATCAATTACGCAGCCTGACTGTAGTACGGCAACTGGGACAATAACCGTTTCGGACAGTGCGACATCCTACAGTTTTGATAATGGAGTTAATTGGATGGGTGCAAATTCAAAAAGTAATTTGATTCCTGCCACTTATCAGGTGGTGATTAAAAATGCTTTGGGCTGTGTTTCGCTTGTTCCAAATGCTGCTGAAGTCAAGGCATTCGTCAACACCGAGCCGCTTCCTGTTGCAACAACACCTCAAACTTTTTGTGTCCAACAAAATGCCAAAATCAGTGATATCAATATAATAGGTACAAATATAAAATGGTATGACGCTTCCGCAAATGGGAATCTGCTGACGGGTACAACGATACTGCAGAACAAAACCTATTATGCTTCGCAAACGGTCACCGCCTGCGAAAGTTTACGGATTCCGGTGGTGGTCAATATTCAAAACACCCCTGCGCCAACGGGTGATGCGGTACAGAATTTTTGTTCTACACAAAAGGCAACCATCGGTAGCCTGACAGTGACGGGAACAAATGTTATATGGTACGACAGTATGACTAATGGTGCGGTGCTACCAAGCACAACGGCTTTGGTAAATGGCACAACTTATTATGCAACCCAAACGGTAAATGGTTGTGAAAGTGTTAACCGATTAGCGGTTTTAGCGAATATAGTCGTTCCTAGCTTGCCTGTAAACAATGTGGAGGAGTTTGTTTGCGACAGTAAAAACGATGGTTCCGAATATGTAGATTTAACAAATTATAATTCAAAAATTGCGGTTTGCGGTACCTGTACTTTTACATATTACACCTCATTGGCCGGTGCGGAAAACCAAATGGCATCGGAACAAATTACTGTACCTGAAAATTATAATTTGGTTATTGGAACGACAACGATTTACGTGAGAATCGATTCCAATGATAAGTGTTATCAGGTTGGGAAATTGAGTCTAACATTGGTAAGTGAGCCAATAATTTCAATTCCAGACAGTGTTCCCGTTTGCGAAAATTATACGGTTAGAATAAACGCAGGTTCGGGTTTTGACAGTTATTCATGGTCCACTTTGGAAACCTCACCATCAATAGCAGTGCAGAACGCAGGTACTTATTCGGTAACGGTAACCCAAAATCACGGAAATACGGTTTGTTCTGCAACAAAGGATTTTACAGTGATATTGTCTAATGTAGCTGTAATTTCGACCGAAACTCAGGATTGGACAGATAATGAAAATGTAATTGTAGTTTCTGTTTCGGCTTCGAGTGTTGGGAATTATGAATATTCATTGGATGGAATAACCTTTCAGGACAGCAATACGTTTTCGGGATTGACAAGTGGTGATTATACTGTTTATGTTCGGGACAAAAATGGTTGCGGGATTGCCAGTCAGGAAGTTTTTGTGTTGAATTACCCAAAGTTTTTCACCCCAAACGGAGATGGATATAACGATACATGGGCAGTTCGATTTTCAGAATCCGAACCAAAACTGATGGTCAAAATATTCGATCGATTTGGAAAATTTATAAAGGAATTAAACTCAGAATCTACTTGGGATGGAACTTATAATGGGCACGAATTGCCTTCAACAGATTATTGGTTTGTTGTAACCCGTCAGAATGGTAAAGTCTTTAAAGGGCATTTTGCCATGAAAAGATGA
- the gldA gene encoding gliding motility-associated ABC transporter ATP-binding subunit GldA yields MSIEVKNISKSYGAQKALDNISFAVTKGEIVGFLGPNGAGKSTLMKILTTYLHADSGVALVNGFDVNTQEKSVQLSIGYLPEHNPLYLDLYVREYLAFNADVYKVVKNRIEEVIELTGLQAESHKKIGQLSKGYRQRVGLANALLHNPDVLILDEPTTGLDPNQLVEIRNVIRNAGKDKTIFLSTHIMQEVEAICDRVIIIDKGQIVADKKLENLISVDKEQVIEVEFDLKVEENLIAQIPHIKSYKNIQGSSWELTFISDKDMRPTVFDFAYDNGLKTLQLNQKNKNLEAVFREITK; encoded by the coding sequence ATGTCAATAGAAGTAAAAAATATTTCGAAAAGTTATGGAGCCCAAAAAGCTTTAGATAACATTTCATTTGCTGTCACAAAAGGAGAGATTGTTGGTTTTTTAGGTCCGAACGGAGCAGGTAAATCAACACTGATGAAGATTTTGACGACTTACCTACATGCCGATTCAGGTGTTGCGCTTGTCAATGGTTTTGATGTAAACACTCAGGAAAAATCGGTGCAACTTTCTATCGGTTATTTACCTGAACATAATCCGTTGTATTTGGATTTATACGTGAGGGAATATCTTGCTTTCAATGCCGATGTATATAAGGTAGTAAAAAACAGAATCGAAGAGGTGATTGAGCTAACCGGTTTACAAGCAGAAAGTCATAAAAAAATTGGGCAACTGTCCAAAGGATATCGTCAACGTGTAGGCCTTGCTAATGCATTGTTACACAATCCTGATGTTTTGATTCTTGATGAACCTACTACAGGCTTGGACCCAAATCAATTGGTAGAAATCAGAAACGTTATTAGAAATGCAGGAAAAGACAAAACGATTTTTCTTTCGACACACATAATGCAGGAAGTGGAGGCAATTTGCGACCGCGTGATTATTATTGACAAAGGACAAATCGTTGCAGACAAAAAACTGGAAAATTTAATCTCGGTTGATAAAGAGCAAGTAATTGAAGTCGAATTTGATTTAAAAGTAGAAGAAAATTTGATTGCTCAAATTCCGCATATAAAATCGTATAAAAACATTCAAGGAAGTTCTTGGGAATTGACTTTTATATCTGACAAAGATATGCGCCCAACTGTATTTGATTTTGCTTACGACAACGGCCTAAAAACTTTGCAACTGAATCAGAAAAACAAAAATTTGGAAGCTGTTTTCAGAGAAATCACAAAATAA
- a CDS encoding outer membrane beta-barrel protein: MKKILIVLALVLVSFANAQKGTYLLSGSVGFNSEKVNSSGNHGSQNNFTIVPKIGYQFAENWTAGVQTSASYSRGEIESGHGKSNYYSIGAFVRYSKPLSEIFDVYADLGSGYNFGNTSYTYNDNPTENKNKYNGFGVSIAPALLLKIKNGFGLNFGFGGLGYRYDKITFDTNSNNFQKTKSFDFTFGQFFTAGISKNF, translated from the coding sequence ATGAAAAAAATTTTAATCGTTCTTGCCTTAGTTTTGGTAAGCTTTGCAAATGCACAGAAGGGTACATATTTGTTATCTGGAAGCGTCGGATTTAACTCTGAGAAAGTGAATTCTTCTGGGAATCATGGATCTCAAAATAATTTTACTATAGTACCAAAAATAGGTTATCAGTTTGCCGAAAATTGGACTGCTGGAGTTCAAACAAGTGCATCATATAGTAGGGGTGAAATAGAATCAGGTCATGGTAAATCTAACTATTATAGTATTGGAGCATTTGTTCGTTACTCAAAACCATTAAGTGAGATTTTTGATGTATATGCTGATCTCGGTTCAGGTTATAATTTTGGAAATACAAGCTACACCTATAACGATAATCCGACGGAAAATAAAAATAAATACAACGGATTTGGTGTAAGTATTGCACCGGCATTATTGCTCAAAATAAAAAATGGTTTTGGATTGAACTTTGGTTTTGGAGGGTTAGGTTATCGTTATGATAAAATCACTTTTGATACTAATTCTAATAATTTTCAAAAAACAAAGAGTTTTGACTTCACATTTGGACAATTTTTTACAGCTGGTATTTCAAAAAATTTCTAA
- a CDS encoding porin family protein yields the protein MKKNLIVLALALASFANAQKGTYLVLGNIGFNSQKLNFSGNDQTQNVFYISPKIGYQFTENWTAGILTGASFTKSVTDSSVGKSNSYNLGAFVRYSKPLSEIFEVYADLDSGYGFGSGNYSNSDLATVSKSKSHGFGVTITPALLLKIKNGFGLNFSIGGLGYNSGTDKNTFENSLSSSQKTKSFYFNFGQSFTMGISKKF from the coding sequence ATGAAAAAAAATTTAATCGTTCTTGCCCTAGCTTTGGCGAGCTTTGCAAATGCCCAAAAGGGTACTTATTTGGTATTGGGGAATATCGGATTTAATTCTCAGAAATTAAATTTTTCAGGGAATGATCAAACTCAAAATGTTTTTTATATTTCTCCAAAAATTGGTTATCAATTTACTGAAAATTGGACTGCAGGTATTCTAACTGGTGCTTCGTTTACTAAAAGTGTAACAGATTCCAGTGTTGGTAAGTCCAATTCTTATAATTTGGGAGCATTTGTCCGCTACTCAAAACCATTAAGTGAAATTTTTGAAGTATATGCAGATTTAGATTCAGGGTATGGTTTTGGTAGTGGAAATTATTCAAATAGTGATTTAGCAACAGTAAGTAAAAGTAAATCACATGGATTTGGAGTAACTATTACACCAGCATTATTACTTAAAATCAAAAATGGTTTTGGATTAAATTTTAGTATTGGAGGTTTAGGATATAATTCGGGTACTGATAAGAATACTTTTGAAAATAGTTTAAGCAGTTCTCAAAAGACAAAAAGTTTTTATTTCAATTTTGGTCAATCATTTACTATGGGAATTTCAAAAAAATTCTAA
- a CDS encoding prephenate dehydratase gives MRTKIAIQGIKGSFHHQVAQDYFYQNIEVDECLSFEELVDSLLSGKSDQAVMAIENSIAGPIIPNYALIDKNNLHIIGEHYLDVHQNLMALKGQKIEDIQEVHSHPMALLQCMEFLKQYPNIKLVEDKDTAETARRIHEKQLTGIAAIASKTASEIYDLEILAPEIQTINNNMTRFVILKKEKEYAEENEISRASIKFELDHKRGSLAAVLNVMSDCKLNLTKIQSLPKIETPWKYSFFVDVTFDKYEDFAKAKALLTIMAEYFKVLGEYKNTKP, from the coding sequence ATGAGAACGAAAATTGCAATACAAGGAATTAAAGGATCTTTCCACCATCAAGTGGCTCAAGACTATTTTTATCAAAACATCGAAGTAGACGAATGTTTGTCTTTTGAGGAATTGGTAGATAGTTTGCTGTCGGGGAAATCCGATCAGGCTGTGATGGCCATAGAAAATTCTATTGCCGGACCTATAATTCCAAATTATGCTTTGATTGACAAAAACAACCTGCATATTATTGGCGAGCATTATTTGGATGTCCATCAAAATTTGATGGCTCTAAAAGGACAGAAAATTGAGGATATCCAAGAAGTACATTCACATCCTATGGCTTTGTTGCAGTGTATGGAGTTTTTGAAACAATATCCAAATATAAAATTGGTTGAAGACAAGGATACTGCCGAAACTGCGAGAAGAATTCACGAAAAACAACTAACAGGGATTGCGGCAATTGCCAGCAAAACGGCTTCTGAGATCTATGATTTGGAAATTCTTGCTCCTGAAATTCAAACGATAAATAATAACATGACTCGTTTTGTGATTCTCAAAAAAGAAAAAGAATATGCAGAGGAAAATGAAATCAGCAGAGCTTCGATAAAATTTGAATTGGATCATAAACGAGGGAGTTTGGCCGCGGTTTTAAATGTGATGAGTGACTGTAAATTGAATTTGACCAAAATCCAGTCGTTGCCAAAAATTGAAACTCCTTGGAAATATTCATTTTTCGTTGATGTCACTTTTGATAAATACGAAGATTTCGCCAAAGCCAAAGCATTGCTAACTATAATGGCCGAATATTTTAAAGTATTGGGAGAATATAAAAATACGAAACCCTAA